In a genomic window of Ipomoea triloba cultivar NCNSP0323 chromosome 3, ASM357664v1:
- the LOC116014122 gene encoding protein LIKE COV 3-like has product MATRSEKERELECLIPVVGSDLDSPPSSKFSDSPAASSSHSAGREAFSKVIRSWAWKKFMTGCVILFPIAITFYITWWFIYFVDSFFSPIYTHLGINVFGLGFVTSITFIFLVGVFMSSWLGTSLLGIGEWMIKKMPLVSYVYSASKQISGAISPDQNTNAFKEVAIIKHPRVGEYALGFITSTLMLQKSSGAEELCCVYVPTNHLYLGDIFLVNSNNIMRPNLSVREAIEIVISGGLSIPKVLTIVDLQYMLSTRVGKFSIPEV; this is encoded by the exons atggcaACGAGATCGGAAAAGGAAAGAGAGCTCGAATGCCTCATCCCGGTGGTCGGCTCCGACCTAGATTCTCCGCCTTCCTCCAAGTTTTCTGATTCCCCTGCTGCTTCTTCCTCTCACTCCGCCGGCAGGGAG GCATTTAGCAAAGTGATTCGTAGCTGGGCTTGGAAAAAATTTATGACTGGATG TGTCATCTTGTTTCCCATAGCCATAACCTTCTACATTACATGGTGGTTCATTTATTTTGTGGATAGCTTCTTTTCTCCAATCTACACTCACCTGGGAATCAATGTGTTCG GTCTTGGATTCGTGACATCCATCACTTTCATCTTTTTGGTTGGGGTGTTTATGTCCTCATGGTTAGGTACCTCTCTTCTTGGAATAGGAGAATGGATGATTAAAAAGATGCCACTCGTCAGTTATGTTTACTCTGCTTCAAAACAAATCAGTGGAGCAATATCACCAG ATCAGAACACAAATGCCTTCAAAGAAGTGGCTATAATAAAGCACCCCCGAGTTGGAGAATATGCATTAGGCTTCATCACATCAACTTTGATGCTACAGAAGAGTTCAGGAGCAGAGGAACTTTGCTGCGTTTATGTCCCAACTAATCACCTTTACCTTGGTGATATCTTCCTTGTCAATTCCAACAACATCATGAGGCCTAATCTCTCTGTACGGGAAGCAATAG AGATTGTCATCTCAGGGGGCTTGTCTATCCCAAAGGTCTTGACTATAGTGGATCTGCAATATATGCTATCAACCAGAGTTGGGAAATTCTCAATTCCTGAAGTTTAA